The genome window CGGTGACGATCGCCGACGTCACCGGACACGGCCCGTCCAGCGCGTTGCTCATGGTCGCCTGCAAGACCATGCTGACCACCCTCATCGACATCGGCGTGCCACTGGTGGAACGCGTCGGCAGGCTGAACGATTACATACTCCATCATTCCTCGGTGAGCCAGTTCATCACCTTCTTTCACGCCGATATCGATACCGGGGCGAACACCCTGCGGTACTGCAACGCCGGGCACAATCCGCCCATGCTTCTTTCGCAGGATGGACCGGTCCAGAAGCTGCATGCAGCCGCGCCGCCGCTGGGGATCGCCGACGTTTCCTTTGAGGTGGAATCGGTACGGTTCGAATCCGGGACCAGGCTGGTCATGTATACCGACGGCGTCACCGAGGCGGCCAACGCCGAAGGCGATCTCTATGAAGAACAACGGCTCGAGTCCCTGCTGACGAAGCACAGGGGCCAGGATGCGGGCGCATTGAAGGACACCGTCATGGCGGCGGTGTTCGGGTTTTCATCGGAATCCCGGCAATGTGACGACGTCACCCTGGCCGTGGTGGAGCATACCGGCGCGTAATACCCGCGCGTCGCCGTGGATCCGTCAGATCCAGCCGTGATCGATGTTCACCGGCGTGCCGGACTGCTGGTGGGTCCACTGTCCCCCACTGGCCAGCGGCACCTCCCTGCCCGAAATGGAAGAATGCTCCGCGGCGAACAGGATCTCCATGACGTGGCGGCCCCATTCTCCGGGCGTGGGCGGTTCGATATCCTTGCGGATCGCCTCGACGAACCCCTTCCACTCGTTGTACATGGGATGAGGCGGGTCGTCGAAGGGCACGTCCTCCCACCGGTTGTCCTTGCCCACCCTGACGTACTTCTCGCCGGACTCGCTGAAGCGCAGCGATCCGTTGGCGCAGATCACCTGGCACTCGTGATTGGGGCCGCCGTCGGCGTACCCGACGGCCACCGCCACGCCCGACGTGCCGTTCTTGTAGCGGATGAATGCCGTGGCGGAATCGTCCGCGGCCTGGTAGTGGGCCCGGTTGCCGATGGTGGCGGAGACCGAGACCGCCTGCGAGGCCATGACCCAGGAAAGCCGGTCCACCACGTGGACCCCGTTGGTCATCCACATGCCGCCGCCGTGGAACCGGCTGCGGTACTGGGGTCTGCGGCTGCCGTACCCCCAGTTCTTGGACATGTAGCACACCCCCGTAATGGCCGGTCCCAGGGCGCCAGAATCCAGGATTTCCTTGGCCTTGATGCTGGTGCCGTAGAAGTGCTGCGTCAGGCCCACCATGAGCTTGACGCCGTTGGCCGCCGCGGCGGCGATCATGTCGTCGCACTGTTCCAGGCTGATCGCCATGGGCTTTTCCACCAGGACGTGCTTGCCGGCGTTGCAGGCGTCCACGGTCAGCCGGTGATGCAGCTGGTGGCCTAGGACGATGGCCACCGCTTCGACCTCGTCGTCCTCAAGCAGTTCCGTATGGGTGGCGTAACCCCTGGGGATGTCGTACATGTCCATGTATTCACGGCGCTTTTCCTCGAGCAGGTCGGCGACCGCCACGATTTCCACGCCGTCCTGGTTCGCAATGGCTTCGCAGTGGGGACGGGCGATGCCGCCCAGTCCGATGATGCCGACGCGCAGGTTAGACACGGGTGAGACTCCTTTAGTCGGTTCTGTCTTAATGACTGGCCGTCTGGATCACAATTCATTTTCCGATATCTGTGCGATCCTCATCAAGTGTGCCTGCAATCCACGTTTGAGCGTTACATTCCCATGGACCGGAACCGAAATGCGCGCGACTTCTCCATCTTTGGCATAAATATGATGACTGCCACTTATTCGTTTGAGATGCCATCCATGAGATTCAAGCAACCGGCAAAGGCGCTTCCCGGTAATCGCTTTCACACGGCCACTTCTATGATGCGATCGGTCTCAGAGATTTCGAAGTCACCGACTTCGACGGACAGGCATCCGTCAATCGCCTCAAGGATGTTGCTGCGCAACTCATCCAGCGAATCACCTTGCGACACGCATCCTGGGATTGCGGGGACTTCGGCCCAATATCCACCTTCTTCGGCTCTATGTACGATGACTTTGAGTTTCATTGTTCTCCTCGGGTTCCGTTTGCGGTAATCAAATTGGTGGTCCAAGTCCTCGAAATCGATCACCATGAGGACCTCCACCAGGAACGTCAGACGCCGGTTTACTGATATCAGGCACGGCGTGGCGGTCTTACTCAACTCACCCTGCGTTACGTGTCTTCAGACTGCAGTGGTCAAACGATACGATCATAGTATTACGGTAACTCGTAGCCTGCTGGTTGACAACCGTTATTCGCTGTCGACTGTTCCATTGACCACAGGACCGTACTGTATGTCAAGGAGCATCTTTGACATTACTCCCGTCGTACTCTTCAGGAGGATTTTGACAGGTTGACAACCGGGAAAGAAAACACCAAACTTCTATCACTACAAGCAAACAGCCTGACATTAAATGGTTCTCGTTATCCGGTCGCATTTAACCCCGTGACCTCAAGTTTTGCAGATTCCCGGGAGCACCCCATGTACCATCAACGGAAACACGGACGCATTCGCAGGCTGTCCCTTAGCCTGATCCTTGCGACCACGACCCTCTGCCTGCTTGCTACCTCGAACTCCTCCGCCCAGTACACGCCGGTGGGCCCCGGCGACGTAGTCGATCTATCGCCGGTCATATCCGGCCGCCATTACCAGTACTGGCCGGGTGGGCAGATCCATCACCAGCCCCTCGTCGTGCCCTATATCGTCCACGGAGACCGGCCCTGGGCATCGGACCTGATCATCCTGGACGAGAACACGGCGACGCAGACGGACACGCCAGCCCACATGATGCCGCCCCAGCACAGCGGGCTGCCGAACGCCCACTACTGGGGTGATCTTACGGTGGAAAAAGTCCCGGCCTGGCAACTCGTGGGCGAGGTTTACAAAATCGACGGCCGGTCCATGCTGGACCAGGCCCCGCCGGGCGTGAGTCCCCTGTTCACCATAGATGTGGTAAAGGCCGCCGAGGCGGCGCACAGGCCCATGGGACCGGGCGACGCCGTCCTGTACTGGAGCGGGTACGACGACCGCCACGACCGGCCCGCGCCGGACGACCGCCGCCTGATCGTGGAACCCGTCGGTGGGACGGCGCCTGGATGGCCCGCGCCGGACTACGACGCGGCGGAATACGTGGGCAGCCGGGGGGTCTGGCTCATGGGCATCGACAGTCCGAGCATGGGTGGACTGGGTCCGCCCCGCTACATCGCGTCGGGTCCCGAGGGCATGTACGTAAATCCCCTCGCCCTGGAAAGCCATCTCGGCCATTTCAAGTACGGTGCCGTGCACACGGAGGGACTGATCAACCTGGACAGGACGCCCAACGGATCCCTGTACATCGCCCTGCCGGTCAAGCACGAGAACTCACCCACGGTGGAAACGCGGGCGGTGGCCATAACCAATCCGGACCTGGCTGCACGTCTGCTTGAGGCCGTTAAGTCGAAACGGGTGGTCGACCTCTCCGTAACGCTGTCAATGGACCGCCCCGTCTGGTGGCCGGGCCGCGGCGTGGGCCGTCACGTCTTCCCCTATTCGAGGGTGCAGCCGGTGAACTATTTCGATGGTCCCTTCGGCCCCTACTGGGTCAACACCCATATCATGGACGCCCATACCGGGACCCACGTGGATCCGCCCGCGCACTACGGCCCTCCGCCCGGATTCGACACGGGCAGCTATGACGAAACGGTCCGCGTCGCGCTAAGGGAGTTCGAGGCCGAGCACGGTCCGCTGAAGCACACGGAAATGACGACGGAAAAAGTCCCGTTGCACCACTTCATGGGCCCCGCCCGAGTCGTCAACGTGCAGCACCGTGTGGGGACGACCTCGAGGGATGACTGGCCGGCCTCACCGGCCATCACGCTGGACGATGTCAGGAGACACGAGGAACTGTACGGGGAGATCGAGGGCGGTGAGGTCGTGCTCTTCCATACGGGACATACGGACACCCATTTCCGCCGCTTCATCCGGGTTGTGGTGGAACAGACTGTCAAGGCGCCTCTGGATGGACAGTCCGAGGGATGGCCGGCGCCGGGTGCGGAAGTTATCGCCTACCTGGCCGGCAAAGGCGTGAAGCACGTGGGCATCGATACGCCCGACATGGGATCGGTGGACCCGGTGGAATCCATGAAGACGCACTGGACGGCGGTGAACCACGACATGATCTTCACGGAGTATCTGATTGGCGTGGGCCAGCTTCCGCCGAAGGGCGCCTTCTACGTCTTCCTGTGTCCCCGCCTCGAGAACAACCACGGAGGTCCGGGAAGGGCCATCGCCATACTCCCGTAAGGCGGCGTAACGATCGCCACCCGCCCGGGCGGCCGTTTACGAGTCGTCCGCGTCCCGTCCCACCCCAAGGGCGTCCGCGACGCGGTTGATGTAGTTGAACCACGACGCGATCAGGGTGATCTGGAGGATGGCGACGTCGTCGAACCCCACGGCCCGCAGTCCTTCGAGATCGCCTTTGCGTATCTGCGTGGCATCCTCGGTAAGCCGGATGGCGAAATCGAGCATCGCCCGGTCCTGCGCGTTCAGCGGCGCCTTGTCGTAGTCGTACTTGATCGCTTCGACCAGTTCGCTGTCCAACGTGACCCGACGCAGAAACTCTGCGTGCGAATCAATTCAGTATACACACCGGTTTCTCGACGAGACGATGGTCGAGATCATCTCGTGCTGCCTGCGGCTCAACGGCAGATCCGGCGACAGCAACACCCCGAAGGTGGCGAAGGCGTGATGCAGCGCCTCCGGGATCAATGAATGGGACGCCACGATGCCGGACGTGCCGTCGTCGGTGGGATGCACCGGCGTGTCGTACTCCGCGGGATAAAGCGCGCGCTGTGCCTCGAGGGCGGCGAGCAGCCGTTCGTCCCCATCCGACGCGGAGACGGTCTTAATCCATGCCATGGGCTTCTCCTGACGGTCTTTGCTGTGTGGACTGTTTTCTGAATACGAGAAAGTACACCGGTATCCCAAGGACCGTCACGCCGACGCCGAGCAGGGCCTGCACGGGACTGTTGCCGAAGAGCAGCACGAGCAGGACCGCGGCGAGGATCAGGAACAGCACCGGGGTGACGGGATAGAAGGGGGTCCGGTAGGGAGGCGTCTCGGACGACCTGCGGCGTACCACGAACAGGCCCGCCACGGTGAGCGCGATGAACAGTACGGCCACGAAGATGAAGTAATCCAGGATCTGGCTGAAGGTCCCCAGCCACACCAGCAGCGAGGCCAGTCCGCCCTGGATGGCGATCGCACGGTAGGGCGTGCCGAAGGCGGGATGGACCGCGCCGGCGAAGCGGAGGAAGACCCCGTCCCTGGCCATGGCGAAATACACCCTCGGCGCCATGAGCAGCAGTCCGGTCAGGCTGCCGACGATGGACAAGATGACCACGGAGGAAAACAGGATGCCGCCGCTGCGTCCGAAGAGCACCTCGCCGGCCTGCGCCGCGAAGGTCTCGTCGCTGGTGACCTGGGATACGGGTACGAGGTACATGAAGACGGCGCTGGTGGTGATGTAGGTCAACGCGACGATGCCTACGGCCAGCAGCAGCGCCCGGGGCAGGATGCGCGCTGGGTCCTTGATTTCACCGGCCACCTTGTTCAGGTCCCACCAGCCGGCGAAGGCGAAGAAGGCGCCCACGATGCCGCCGGCGAGGGCGCCGAACAACGGGCCGGAATCCGCGGGCCGCGCCACGAAGGGCGTGAAGTTCGACCAGTCGCCGAGCCCCAGGCCGAACCCCAGGAGGGAGATGACCGCGAGCACCCCGACCTTGAACACGGTCAGCAGGACGATGATCCAGGCGCCGATGCGCACGCCGTAGATGTTGACGGCGGTGAGGACGGCCAGCACGACGATGGCCAGCAACTTCATCGCGACCGGGTCCATCGCGTAGATATGGCCCGCGTAGCTTGCCATACCGGTCGCCAGGGTCGCCGTGATGCCCGGATCCAGCACCATCAGGGACATCCATCCGTACAGAAAGGCCGTCGGCGTGCCGTAGGCCTCCCGGAGATATACGTATCCGCCGCCCGCGTGGGGATAACGGGAAGCCAGTTCCCCGAAACACAGCGAACCGCAGAGGGCCATCCCGGCCATCGTCAGCCAGATGACGAGCAGCAGCAGGGGCGATCCCAGCGACTTGGCCATCCCGGCGGGCACCAGGAAGATCCCCACGGCGATCATCCCGCTGATCACCATGGCCGTGGTCGGCCAGATACCCAGTTGTCGGCGCAGGTTACCCGTGGTCATGAACGCGTTTTCGTCTCACACCAGTTCGGGTTCGTTTTCGATCCGGCTCAGCCAGTAGTGGTTGTCGAACTGGTCGTCACCGGTCAGGAACCGCCAGAAGTGGATCCGGTTGACATGTTCGATGCGTTCTTCGTTCCCGTGCCACGGCTGGTTCGTGCTCAGGATATGGCTGACTTCCGGATCGTCGATGTCATCCGTGTTCCAGAGCCTTAGCTGCCGGACCGTGGGGTTGAGTCGCAGCTTGAACATGTACCGCATCTCGTCGGTGCGATTCGGCTGGGCGCAGTGCCACATGCCGTGATGGAGCACGATCACCGTCCCGGCCTTGCAGATCATCGGCACCTGGCCCACGAAGTTGTGGTACCGGGCGATGTCGGATTCGCTGATGCGTCGGTAGTGGCTTCCGGGAAGGATCAGCGTTCCTCCCATTTCCCTGGGCGTGTCGTGGGCGAAATACATGAACTGGATGTCGAAGTGCAGCCGCGTGTCTATGATCGCGTCCGCGTGCCAGTGCTGTCCGAAATGGTGGCCTGCCGCTACGGTGTGCACGGCGTGGTGGTCGTATAGCGGATCCGGTCCCACGAGGCTGTGGATGATGCCTTCGATCTCCGGCAGCCGGAAAACGCGTCCCACGGCCGCTTCCGGCCAGATGACGCTCAGCGGCAATCCCGCCTCTTCCCGGGGGATGGCCTGGTTGTCCATTTCGGCTTTCACGGACTGGTTGAGATCTTCGGGCACCAGTTCGTCGAAACGGAGATACCCCTCCGCGACGAACCGCGCCATTTGCTTGGAATTCAACAGATGGGTGCTGTCAGCCATCGACCACCTCCATTTTTTCGAGTATGTACTCGTACTTGAGATAGGACACCTGGTATTCCGTACCCGGATAGGCCGGATATTGCTGGGGAAACTGGACGACCCGCCAACCGTCCCGCATGGCGTCCACTACCGACGCGTAGGGGGGATTCGTAGCGCCGCCCGAGTCCGCGGCGTCCCCCGATGTGTGGCGTTCGTCGGCGGCCGAGGTGCCGTCGAATTCGGACCAGGCCACGACGCCGGCGTGAAGGTCGGGGGTCCGCAGGTAAAGCACCAGCAGTTTCTGGCGTGTTTCAGGCATTACGTTCCCTTTCCGGTGATGCGCGCTATCGTGTCGGTGGTCGACATGCCGTCCAGGACGGGCACTCTCTCCACGCGGCCGCCGTAGGATTCCACCACGTCCCAGCCCACCACTTCCTCGTGGCCGTAGTGACCTCCTTTGACCAGGACGTCCGGCTTGAGCAGGTTGAGCAGCGGGATGGGCGTTGGCTCGCCGAAAAGGACCACATGGTCCACGCAGGCCAGGGCGCCGAGCATGTAGGCCCGTTCCGTTTCGCCGTAGATCGGCCGGCCCTCGTCCTTGATCGCCCGGACGGACGCGTCGGTGTTTATGGCCACGATGAGCAGGTCGCCGAATGATCGCGCGGTCTGCAGGAGATGGACATGGCCCGGATGGAGCAGATCGAAGCAACCGTTCGTGAACACGACGGTGGCGCCATTCCGGCGCGCGCGCTCCACGACCGATGCAAGTTCATCGCGTTCGAGGAGTTTACCGCGGGTCTGCTGATCGGGCATAACCGGCCACAACGTACGTTTTGACGATTCTAGCGAGTTGTCCTTGATGTAACATCGGGAGAGCGGGGCGTGTCAACCTAAATAACCGGGGCAGGCGGTCGGACGGACGAGGTCAGGATCTCACGAACATCATGCCCGGCAACTGACGCACCGCGCCTTTCAGTTCGAGCGCCAGCAGGATGCCGAGCGCCTGGGAGGAAGTAAGGGAAAGGGCGGACGCCAGGTGGTCGATGTGTTTGGGATCCGAGGTTACCTGGCCGTACATGGATTGCTCCTCGGGCGGCAGTTCCAGGGCCGTGCCGGCCGGTTCCGGTTCCGACCGGATCGGCTCGAAACCCAGCCGGGGCGCCAGTTCGTCGATCACGTCGTCGACCCGCTGGATCAGCTTGGCCGTACCGTCCTTGATCAGCCGGTTCA of Gemmatimonadota bacterium contains these proteins:
- a CDS encoding type II toxin-antitoxin system HicA family toxin is translated as MKAITGKRLCRLLESHGWHLKRISGSHHIYAKDGEVARISVPVHGNVTLKRGLQAHLMRIAQISENEL
- a CDS encoding Gfo/Idh/MocA family oxidoreductase — its product is MKTEPTKGVSPVSNLRVGIIGLGGIARPHCEAIANQDGVEIVAVADLLEEKRREYMDMYDIPRGYATHTELLEDDEVEAVAIVLGHQLHHRLTVDACNAGKHVLVEKPMAISLEQCDDMIAAAAANGVKLMVGLTQHFYGTSIKAKEILDSGALGPAITGVCYMSKNWGYGSRRPQYRSRFHGGGMWMTNGVHVVDRLSWVMASQAVSVSATIGNRAHYQAADDSATAFIRYKNGTSGVAVAVGYADGGPNHECQVICANGSLRFSESGEKYVRVGKDNRWEDVPFDDPPHPMYNEWKGFVEAIRKDIEPPTPGEWGRHVMEILFAAEHSSISGREVPLASGGQWTHQQSGTPVNIDHGWI
- the rfaE2 gene encoding D-glycero-beta-D-manno-heptose 1-phosphate adenylyltransferase, with the translated sequence MPDQQTRGKLLERDELASVVERARRNGATVVFTNGCFDLLHPGHVHLLQTARSFGDLLIVAINTDASVRAIKDEGRPIYGETERAYMLGALACVDHVVLFGEPTPIPLLNLLKPDVLVKGGHYGHEEVVGWDVVESYGGRVERVPVLDGMSTTDTIARITGKGT
- a CDS encoding phytanoyl-CoA dioxygenase family protein; the protein is MADSTHLLNSKQMARFVAEGYLRFDELVPEDLNQSVKAEMDNQAIPREEAGLPLSVIWPEAAVGRVFRLPEIEGIIHSLVGPDPLYDHHAVHTVAAGHHFGQHWHADAIIDTRLHFDIQFMYFAHDTPREMGGTLILPGSHYRRISESDIARYHNFVGQVPMICKAGTVIVLHHGMWHCAQPNRTDEMRYMFKLRLNPTVRQLRLWNTDDIDDPEVSHILSTNQPWHGNEERIEHVNRIHFWRFLTGDDQFDNHYWLSRIENEPELV
- a CDS encoding peroxidase, encoding MDSELVEAIKYDYDKAPLNAQDRAMLDFAIRLTEDATQIRKGDLEGLRAVGFDDVAILQITLIASWFNYINRVADALGVGRDADDS
- a CDS encoding type II toxin-antitoxin system HicB family antitoxin, producing the protein MKLKVIVHRAEEGGYWAEVPAIPGCVSQGDSLDELRSNILEAIDGCLSVEVGDFEISETDRIIEVAV
- a CDS encoding cyclase family protein, whose amino-acid sequence is MYHQRKHGRIRRLSLSLILATTTLCLLATSNSSAQYTPVGPGDVVDLSPVISGRHYQYWPGGQIHHQPLVVPYIVHGDRPWASDLIILDENTATQTDTPAHMMPPQHSGLPNAHYWGDLTVEKVPAWQLVGEVYKIDGRSMLDQAPPGVSPLFTIDVVKAAEAAHRPMGPGDAVLYWSGYDDRHDRPAPDDRRLIVEPVGGTAPGWPAPDYDAAEYVGSRGVWLMGIDSPSMGGLGPPRYIASGPEGMYVNPLALESHLGHFKYGAVHTEGLINLDRTPNGSLYIALPVKHENSPTVETRAVAITNPDLAARLLEAVKSKRVVDLSVTLSMDRPVWWPGRGVGRHVFPYSRVQPVNYFDGPFGPYWVNTHIMDAHTGTHVDPPAHYGPPPGFDTGSYDETVRVALREFEAEHGPLKHTEMTTEKVPLHHFMGPARVVNVQHRVGTTSRDDWPASPAITLDDVRRHEELYGEIEGGEVVLFHTGHTDTHFRRFIRVVVEQTVKAPLDGQSEGWPAPGAEVIAYLAGKGVKHVGIDTPDMGSVDPVESMKTHWTAVNHDMIFTEYLIGVGQLPPKGAFYVFLCPRLENNHGGPGRAIAILP
- a CDS encoding amino acid permease codes for the protein MTTGNLRRQLGIWPTTAMVISGMIAVGIFLVPAGMAKSLGSPLLLLVIWLTMAGMALCGSLCFGELASRYPHAGGGYVYLREAYGTPTAFLYGWMSLMVLDPGITATLATGMASYAGHIYAMDPVAMKLLAIVVLAVLTAVNIYGVRIGAWIIVLLTVFKVGVLAVISLLGFGLGLGDWSNFTPFVARPADSGPLFGALAGGIVGAFFAFAGWWDLNKVAGEIKDPARILPRALLLAVGIVALTYITTSAVFMYLVPVSQVTSDETFAAQAGEVLFGRSGGILFSSVVILSIVGSLTGLLLMAPRVYFAMARDGVFLRFAGAVHPAFGTPYRAIAIQGGLASLLVWLGTFSQILDYFIFVAVLFIALTVAGLFVVRRRSSETPPYRTPFYPVTPVLFLILAAVLLVLLFGNSPVQALLGVGVTVLGIPVYFLVFRKQSTQQRPSGEAHGMD